Proteins from a single region of Bos javanicus breed banteng chromosome 7, ARS-OSU_banteng_1.0, whole genome shotgun sequence:
- the N4BP3 gene encoding NEDD4-binding protein 3: MATAPGPAGIAMGSVGSLLERQDFSPEELRAALAGSRGSRQPDGLLRKGLGQRELLSYLHLPKKDGKTTKRAPRNEPADYATLYYQEHPRAGDFSKTSLPERGRFDKCRIRPSVFKPASGTGKGFLSMQSLAAHKGQKLWRSNGSLHTLACHPPLSPGPRASQAQARAQLLHALSLDEGGPEPEPSLSDSSSGGSFGRSPSTGPGPFSSSLGHINHLGGSLDRASRGSKEVGPLALLNCLPEPPPPYEFSCPAAEDMGTVVPDTCEELKRSLGEEDGANPFTQVLEERQRLWLAELKRLYLERLHEVTQKAERSERNLQLQLFMAQQDQRRLRKELRAQQGLVPEPRPPGSLPETDPSARAEEEARWEVCQKTAEISLLKQQLREAQAELAQKLAEIFSLKTQLRGSRAQAQAQDAELARLREAVRSLQEQAPREEAPGSGETDDCKSRGQLGEAGGGEARDGAEQLRAELLQERLRGQEQALRFEQERRTWQEEKERVLRYQREIQGGYMDMYRRNQVLEQELRALREPPAPWSPRLESSKI; this comes from the exons ATGGCCACAGCCCCAGGCCCTGCTGGCATTGCCATGGGCAGCGTGGGCAGCCTGTTGGAACGGCAGGACTTTTCCCCTGAAGAGCTACGGGCGGCACTCGCAGGATCTCGGGGCTCCCGCCAGCCTGATGGGCTCCTCCGGAAAGGCTTGGGCCAGCGCGAGCTCCTCAGCTACCTGCACCTTCCCAAGAAGGATGGCAAGACCACCAAGCGGGCCCCTCGGAATGAGCCTGCCGACTATGCCACCCTCTACTACCAGGAACACCCTCGGGCTGGTGACTTCAGCAAGACCTCGCTGCCTGAACGGGGGCGTTTTGACAAG TGTCGCATTCGCCCATCAGTATTCAAGCCGGCCTCGGGCACCGGGAAAGGCTTCTTGTCCATGCAGAGCCTGGCGGCCCACAAGGGCCAGAAGCTGTGGCGCAGCAATGGCAGCCTGCACACGCTGGCCTGCCACCCGCCCCTGAGCCCCGGGCCCCGGGCCAGCCAGGCCCAGGCCCGTGCCCAGCTGCTGCATGCCCTCAGCCTGGATGAGGGCGGCCCTGAGCCCGAGCCCAGTCTGTCTGATTCCTCCAGCGGGGGCAGCTTTGGTCGCAGTCCCAGCACTGGCCCTGGCCCGTTCAGCTCCTCCCTGGGCCACATTAACCATCTTGGGGGCTCCCTGGACCGGGCCTCACGGGGTTCCAAGGAGGTTGGGCCACTGGCTCTGCTGAACTGCCTGCCCGAACCACCGCCCCCCTATGAATTCTCCTGCCCCGCCGCCGAGGACATGGGGACTGTGGTGCCAGACACCTGTGAGGAGCTCAAGAGGAGCCTGGGTGAGGAGGATGGCGCCAATCCCTTCACACAG GTGCTGGAAGAGCGCCAGCGGCTGTGGCTGGCTGAGCTGAAGCGCCTCTACCTGGAGCGACTGCACGAGGTTACCCAGAAGGCCGAGCGTAGTGAGCGCAACCTCCAGCTGCAGCTGTTCATGGCCCAGCAGGATCAGCGGCGCCTGCGCAAGGAGCTGCGAGCACAGCAGGGCCTGGTCCCCGAGCCCCGGCCACCAGGCAGCCTCCCAGAGACCGATCCTAGTGCGCGAGCAGAGGAGGAAGCCCGCTGGGAG GTGTGCCAGAAAACAGCAGAGATCAGCCTCCTGAAGCAGCAGCTGCGGGAAGCCCAGGCGGAACTGGCTCAGAAGCTAGCTGAGATCTTCAGCCTGAAGACACAACTTCGGGGCAGCCGGGCACAAGCCCAGGCCCAGGATGCAGAGCTGGCCCGGCTGCGAGAGGCCGTGCGGAGCCTGCAGGAGCAGGCCCCTCGGGAGGAGGCCCCAGGCAGCGGTGAGACTGATGACTGCAAGAGCAGGGGACAGCTGGGGGAGGCGGGAGGCGGTGAGGCCAGAGATGGGGCTGAGCAGTTGCGGGCCGAGCTCCTGCAGGAGCGGCTCCGAGGCCAGGAGCAGGCGCTGCGCTTTGAGCAGGAGCGGCGGAcgtggcaggaggaaaaggagcgGGTGCTGCGCTACCAGCGGGAGATCCAGGGCGGCTACATGGACATGTATCGCCGCAACCAGGTGTTGGAACAGGAGCTGCGGGCGCTGCGGGAGCCCCCCGCGCCCTGGAGCCCTCGGCTTGAGTCCTCCAAGATCTGA